From one Streptomyces sp. SCSIO 30461 genomic stretch:
- a CDS encoding FAD-dependent oxidoreductase: MTAGERVVVVGAGVAGLTTAVVLAEAGASVHVIAEQVPGVTSLAAGAMWGPYLVEPKDKVDQWGQRSLEVFRELAEDPSTGVRLTSGIEASRTAEAPPDWATALPGFRPCDLTELPAGFSAGYQFTVPLIDMPTYLDYLLRRLDAAGGTVGRRRLASLADAGPAPVIVNCTGLGAQELISDPDLRPIRGQHVIVTNPGLTEFFSEDTGLSPDLLCLYPHGDTVVLGGTAIDSEGDLAPDDKAAAGILARCIQVEPRLAQARVLEHRIGARPTRATVRVEAERDEEGGTVVVHNYGHGGAGVTLSWGCAEEARELLSAK, encoded by the coding sequence ATGACCGCAGGGGAGCGCGTTGTCGTTGTCGGGGCTGGAGTGGCAGGGCTCACCACCGCCGTCGTTCTCGCCGAGGCCGGAGCTTCGGTGCACGTGATCGCCGAGCAGGTGCCGGGCGTCACGTCGCTGGCGGCCGGGGCGATGTGGGGGCCATACCTGGTCGAGCCGAAGGACAAGGTCGACCAGTGGGGGCAGCGGTCTCTGGAGGTCTTCCGCGAGCTGGCGGAGGATCCGTCGACGGGCGTCCGGCTCACCAGCGGCATCGAGGCATCCCGTACGGCCGAGGCCCCACCGGACTGGGCCACCGCTCTGCCCGGCTTCCGGCCGTGCGACCTGACCGAACTGCCGGCCGGGTTTTCGGCTGGCTACCAGTTCACGGTTCCGCTGATCGACATGCCCACCTACCTCGACTACCTCCTGCGTCGCCTCGATGCCGCTGGGGGAACGGTCGGGCGGCGACGCCTGGCTTCCCTCGCGGACGCCGGCCCTGCTCCGGTGATCGTCAACTGCACGGGCCTGGGCGCCCAGGAACTGATCTCGGATCCTGACCTTCGGCCCATCCGCGGACAGCACGTCATCGTCACCAACCCGGGGTTGACCGAGTTCTTCTCCGAGGACACCGGCCTCTCCCCGGACCTGCTGTGCCTCTACCCCCACGGCGACACCGTTGTCCTGGGCGGTACAGCCATCGACAGCGAAGGAGACCTCGCCCCTGACGACAAGGCGGCGGCGGGCATCCTGGCCCGCTGCATCCAGGTCGAACCCCGCCTCGCTCAGGCCCGCGTCCTGGAGCATCGGATCGGTGCCCGACCGACCCGTGCCACGGTTCGTGTGGAGGCGGAGCGAGATGAGGAGGGCGGCACCGTAGTCGTCCACAACTACGGGCACGGGGGTGCTGGCGTCACGCTGTCGTGGGGGTGTGCCGAAGAAGCTCGGGAGCTGCTCTCCGCCAAGTGA
- a CDS encoding abortive infection family protein, which translates to MTVTARRELVSPATRNAFRSLATDLTVRIVAELWEDHGFAPIPPDELKYQDSGQRRTEFMLYAEGVDWSDPNQVRRVLLVFEDFIRAYRNPDDQGTPKWLDDIRVRLERDGFTLDKEGRISWSNPPVLVRDLSTLTDASGITIELERIRRDLTTDPHGAIGAAKQLIEATAKTALGELNIKVDRNAALPALISTVQKALKLDAGSAPDGPDGSKAVKKILSGSVNIAVGVAELRNQGFGSGHGQASAPSGLGVRHARLTVNAAVTWCELILDTLSDPAAPWRKAKV; encoded by the coding sequence ATGACCGTCACCGCACGGCGGGAGCTGGTGAGCCCGGCGACCCGCAACGCCTTCCGCTCTCTGGCCACGGACCTGACCGTCCGGATTGTCGCCGAACTGTGGGAGGACCACGGGTTCGCGCCCATCCCGCCAGATGAGCTGAAGTACCAGGACTCAGGCCAGCGGCGGACTGAATTCATGCTCTACGCGGAGGGCGTGGACTGGTCGGATCCGAACCAGGTTCGACGTGTACTCCTGGTCTTCGAGGACTTCATCCGCGCGTACCGGAACCCGGACGATCAGGGAACTCCTAAGTGGCTTGACGACATCAGGGTCCGCTTGGAGCGGGACGGCTTCACTCTCGATAAGGAGGGGAGGATCTCCTGGTCCAACCCGCCAGTGCTGGTCCGCGACCTCAGCACCCTGACCGACGCCTCCGGCATCACGATCGAGTTGGAGCGCATTCGGAGGGACCTGACCACCGATCCCCATGGGGCCATCGGCGCGGCCAAGCAGCTCATCGAGGCAACGGCGAAGACCGCTCTTGGGGAGCTGAACATCAAGGTCGACCGGAACGCCGCGCTCCCAGCCCTGATCAGCACGGTCCAGAAGGCGCTGAAGCTCGACGCTGGCTCGGCTCCTGATGGGCCGGACGGCAGCAAGGCCGTGAAGAAAATCCTTTCGGGCTCGGTGAACATCGCAGTCGGCGTCGCCGAACTGCGCAACCAGGGCTTCGGCAGCGGTCACGGTCAGGCGAGCGCACCTTCTGGGCTTGGAGTGCGTCATGCTCGCCTGACGGTCAATGCTGCCGTGACCTGGTGCGAGCTGATCCTCGACACGCTCTCGGACCCCGCCGCACCGTGGCGCAAGGCTAAGGTCTGA
- a CDS encoding DUF317 domain-containing protein yields the protein MEAPLHPDFPFRSTTPTPVPPAYWVGPRHLAGDDGRLYDVVADTLAGLGWTSLAIVRGRRELSEALEDREVLRSTVLHISPDSLRWAQWVLPDEPFHLGNSPIAWQVSARADMSSPLAQWSAYFTPDVPGEALADFLVALDTREQPGVPLGGPGLVLDAVAAHGWLRDIDEPGAGAMDPTFASHVRLGEVPPLIQDADPIALVAEADEAALAGWQAWAEPVLGTGYLWAASFSTSVPHDLVAAFVGSLSSSAPVLRRVLPESTRDRLLRAPAS from the coding sequence TTGGAGGCGCCCCTGCACCCCGACTTCCCGTTCCGTTCGACCACCCCGACCCCGGTCCCGCCCGCTTACTGGGTCGGTCCCCGGCACCTGGCCGGTGACGACGGACGTCTGTACGACGTCGTCGCCGACACACTCGCCGGCCTGGGTTGGACGAGCCTGGCGATCGTCCGCGGCCGACGGGAGCTGAGCGAGGCGCTGGAGGACCGCGAGGTCTTGCGCAGCACCGTCCTGCACATCAGTCCCGACTCCCTGCGGTGGGCGCAGTGGGTCCTGCCAGATGAGCCGTTCCACCTGGGGAATTCGCCGATCGCCTGGCAGGTATCCGCTCGCGCCGACATGAGTAGCCCACTCGCCCAGTGGTCGGCCTACTTCACCCCCGATGTCCCCGGGGAGGCCCTTGCCGACTTCCTCGTCGCGCTCGACACTCGCGAGCAGCCCGGTGTGCCACTCGGCGGCCCGGGGCTCGTCCTCGACGCTGTTGCGGCGCACGGTTGGCTGCGCGACATCGACGAGCCCGGCGCGGGGGCGATGGACCCGACCTTCGCCTCCCACGTCCGCCTCGGAGAGGTGCCGCCCCTCATTCAGGACGCCGACCCGATCGCCCTGGTGGCCGAGGCTGACGAGGCGGCCCTGGCCGGATGGCAGGCATGGGCCGAGCCGGTGCTTGGCACAGGGTATCTGTGGGCCGCGTCGTTCAGCACCAGCGTGCCGCACGACCTGGTCGCCGCGTTCGTCGGCTCGCTCAGTTCCAGCGCGCCGGTGCTGCGTCGGGTGTTGCCGGAGAGCACACGCGACCGGCTCCTGCGCGCTCCAGCCAGCTGA